One region of Roseicitreum antarcticum genomic DNA includes:
- a CDS encoding hydantoinase B/oxoprolinase family protein, translated as MWKFWMDRGGTFTDIVARSPDGKVLTHKLLSENPEAYSDAAVHGIRTLLGLGPDDALPPGQIAEVRMGTTVATNALLERKGARTLLMITKGLGDLLRIGYQNRPRLFDLNIRLPETLYDEVAEVSERLAADGSIVRPLDADAAHDALADAYRRGFRSVAIALMHGYRFTDHEERIGAMAREIGFTQVSLSHRVSPLIKLVGRGDTTVVDAYLSPILRRYVGQVSDALKADQGGCESLMFMQSNGGLTDATLFQGKDAILSGPAGGVVGMVRTAESAGFDRLIGFDMGGTSTDVCHYAGQYERSFETEVAGVRVRAPMMSIHTVAAGGGSVLRFADGRMQVGPESAGANPGPASYRRGGPLTVTDCNVLLGKLQPDQFPRVFGPDADEPLDAGIVRAKFTELAAEIAAATGDAPRPPQDLAEGFLRIAVENMANAIKKISVQRGYDVTRYTLNCFGGAGGQHACLVADALGMEQIFIHPFAGVLSAFGMGLADVRAIREHQVARPLSDTDAITPDLTRISDAARGEVAGQGIPADAITIVQTAHIRTDGAHQTLDVPFGPVAQMTAAFEEAHDQRFGFVPAYTHLILDLITAEAIGHTAEAATITAPHSDTPRATAQMYTRGDWRDVPLVDRASLAPGDRLDGPAILTEPTGTNIVEPGWQASATPDGNLILRRVTALRRAEAVGTTVDPVMLEVFNNLFMSIAEQMGATLANTAYSVNIKERYDFSCAIFDAAGDLVANAPHVPVHLGSMSESVRTVLRENAGDIAPGDVFMMNNPYNGGTHLPDVTVITPVFDAAGERIIYTVASRGHHADIGGTTPGSAPPDSRHIDDEGVLIDNFRLVRRGALQAEATRALLAGAKYPCRNVDQNMADLSAQIAANATGARELRKITEQFGLDAVHAYMGHVQDNAEESVRRVLDVLADSQFTYPLDSGAQIRVAITVDRAARRAVIDFTGTSPQDEFNYNAPLAICRAVVLYVFRTLVGSDIPMNEGCLKPLEIIAPAGSMINPAYPAAVISGNTEVSQAIADTLYGALGVIAGSQGTMNNFVYGNATHQNYETICGGAGAGPDFDGASAVHTHMTNTRMTDPEVLETRFPVRVDQFSVRHGSGGAGAHRGGDGVTRRLTMLEPMTVTVLSSHRKIPPHGAQSGRPGALGRNTVLRANGQVEELRGNDATEMAAGDSFVMHTPGGGGYGAPRR; from the coding sequence ATGTGGAAATTCTGGATGGATCGGGGCGGCACCTTTACCGACATCGTGGCGCGCAGCCCGGATGGCAAAGTGCTGACCCACAAACTGCTGTCCGAAAACCCCGAAGCCTATTCCGATGCCGCCGTGCATGGCATCCGCACCCTTCTGGGCCTCGGCCCCGATGACGCACTGCCGCCCGGCCAGATCGCCGAGGTCCGCATGGGCACCACGGTGGCCACCAACGCGCTGCTGGAACGCAAGGGCGCGCGCACGCTGTTGATGATTACCAAGGGGCTGGGCGACCTTCTGCGCATCGGCTACCAGAACCGTCCGCGCCTGTTCGACCTCAACATCCGGCTGCCGGAAACCCTGTATGATGAGGTGGCCGAGGTCAGCGAACGCCTCGCTGCCGATGGCAGCATTGTCAGGCCGCTGGATGCCGATGCCGCCCATGACGCGCTGGCCGATGCCTATCGGCGCGGCTTCCGGTCGGTGGCGATCGCGCTGATGCATGGCTACCGCTTCACCGATCATGAGGAACGCATCGGCGCCATGGCGCGCGAGATCGGGTTCACTCAGGTTTCGCTCAGCCACCGCGTCAGCCCTTTGATAAAACTGGTGGGGCGCGGCGATACGACGGTGGTGGATGCCTACCTCTCGCCCATCCTGCGGCGCTATGTCGGGCAGGTCAGCGACGCGCTGAAGGCAGATCAGGGCGGCTGCGAAAGCCTGATGTTCATGCAATCGAACGGCGGGCTGACCGATGCTACGCTGTTTCAGGGCAAGGACGCGATCCTGTCCGGCCCCGCCGGGGGGGTCGTCGGCATGGTGCGCACGGCGGAAAGCGCGGGGTTCGACCGTCTCATCGGCTTTGACATGGGCGGCACCTCTACCGATGTGTGCCACTATGCGGGTCAATACGAACGCAGCTTCGAGACCGAGGTCGCGGGCGTGCGCGTGCGCGCGCCCATGATGAGCATCCACACCGTCGCGGCGGGTGGCGGGTCCGTCCTGCGCTTTGCCGACGGGCGCATGCAGGTCGGCCCCGAAAGTGCGGGCGCCAACCCCGGCCCGGCCAGCTACCGGCGCGGCGGCCCGCTGACCGTGACCGATTGCAACGTCCTTCTGGGCAAGTTGCAGCCCGATCAATTCCCCCGCGTCTTCGGCCCCGACGCCGATGAACCCCTCGACGCGGGGATCGTGCGCGCCAAATTCACCGAACTTGCCGCCGAAATCGCGGCGGCGACCGGCGACGCCCCGCGCCCGCCGCAGGATCTGGCAGAAGGTTTCTTGCGCATCGCCGTGGAAAACATGGCCAACGCAATCAAGAAGATCAGCGTGCAGCGCGGCTATGACGTGACGCGCTACACCCTCAATTGTTTTGGCGGTGCGGGCGGGCAGCATGCCTGCCTGGTGGCCGATGCGCTGGGCATGGAACAGATCTTCATCCACCCCTTCGCGGGCGTCCTGTCGGCCTTTGGCATGGGGCTGGCCGATGTGCGCGCGATCCGCGAACATCAGGTGGCCCGCCCGCTGTCCGACACGGATGCCATCACCCCCGACCTGACGCGCATCTCGGACGCCGCGCGGGGTGAAGTCGCGGGTCAGGGCATCCCCGCCGACGCCATCACCATCGTGCAGACCGCGCATATCCGCACCGACGGCGCGCATCAGACGCTGGACGTGCCTTTTGGCCCTGTCGCGCAAATGACGGCCGCGTTCGAGGAAGCGCATGACCAGCGTTTCGGCTTCGTGCCCGCCTACACCCACCTGATCCTCGACCTCATCACCGCCGAGGCGATCGGCCACACCGCCGAAGCGGCCACCATCACCGCCCCGCACAGCGACACGCCCCGCGCGACCGCGCAGATGTATACCAGGGGCGACTGGCGCGATGTGCCGCTGGTGGACCGTGCGTCCCTCGCCCCCGGCGACCGGCTGGACGGTCCCGCCATCCTGACCGAACCCACCGGCACCAACATCGTGGAACCCGGCTGGCAGGCCAGCGCCACCCCGGATGGCAACCTGATCTTGCGCCGCGTCACCGCCCTGCGCCGGGCCGAGGCTGTCGGCACCACCGTCGATCCCGTCATGCTGGAAGTGTTCAACAACCTCTTCATGTCCATCGCCGAACAGATGGGCGCGACACTGGCCAACACCGCCTATTCAGTGAACATCAAGGAACGCTACGACTTCTCCTGCGCGATCTTTGACGCGGCGGGCGATCTGGTGGCGAATGCCCCGCATGTGCCGGTGCATCTGGGCAGCATGTCCGAAAGCGTCCGCACCGTGCTGCGCGAAAACGCAGGCGATATCGCGCCGGGTGACGTGTTCATGATGAACAACCCCTATAACGGCGGCACACACCTGCCCGATGTCACAGTCATCACCCCCGTGTTCGACGCGGCAGGCGAACGCATCATCTACACTGTCGCCTCGCGCGGGCACCATGCCGATATCGGCGGCACCACGCCCGGCTCTGCCCCGCCGGACAGCCGCCATATCGACGACGAAGGCGTGCTGATCGACAACTTCCGCCTTGTGCGGCGCGGCGCCCTGCAAGCCGAGGCCACGCGCGCCCTGCTGGCCGGTGCGAAATACCCCTGCCGCAACGTCGACCAGAACATGGCCGACCTGTCCGCCCAGATCGCCGCCAATGCCACCGGCGCGCGCGAATTGCGCAAGATCACCGAACAGTTCGGGCTGGACGCCGTGCATGCTTACATGGGCCATGTGCAGGACAATGCCGAGGAATCGGTGCGTCGCGTCCTTGACGTGCTGGCCGACAGCCAGTTCACCTATCCGCTGGATTCGGGGGCGCAGATCCGGGTGGCCATCACCGTGGACCGCGCCGCGCGCCGCGCCGTGATCGACTTCACCGGCACCTCGCCGCAGGATGAATTCAATTACAACGCGCCGCTGGCGATCTGTCGGGCCGTGGTGCTCTATGTCTTCCGCACGCTGGTGGGCAGCGACATTCCGATGAATGAAGGCTGCCTAAAACCGCTGGAAATCATCGCGCCAGCGGGGTCCATGATAAACCCCGCCTATCCCGCCGCCGTGATTTCCGGCAATACCGAGGTCAGCCAGGCAATTGCCGACACGCTCTATGGCGCGCTGGGGGTGATCGCGGGCTCTCAGGGCACGATGAACAACTTCGTCTACGGCAACGCCACGCATCAGAATTATGAAACCATCTGCGGCGGCGCAGGCGCAGGCCCGGATTTTGACGGCGCAAGCGCCGTGCATACCCATATGACCAACACCCGCATGACCGACCCCGAGGTGCTGGAAACCCGCTTTCCCGTGCGGGTCGATCAATTCTCGGTGCGGCATGGGTCCGGGGGCGCGGGGGCGCATCGTGGCGGCGATGGCGTCACCCGGCGGCTGACGATGCTGGAACCCATGACGGTCACGGTGCTGTCCTCGCACCGAAAGATCCCGCCGCATGGCGCACAATCCGGCCGTCCCGGCGCGCTGGGCCGCAACACGGTGCTGCGCGCCAATGGCCAGGTGGAAGAATTGCGCGGCAATGACGCCACCGAAATGGCGGCGGGCGACAGCTTTGTGATGCATACGCCGGGCGGCGGCGGCTATGGCGCGCCCCGGCGCTAA
- a CDS encoding acetyl-CoA carboxylase carboxyltransferase subunit alpha, protein MNYLEFEKPLAEIEGKAAELRAMARANPEMDVEKEALALDQKAEKMLRDLYKGLAPWRKCQVARHPDRPHCRDYIAALFTEYTPLAGDRNFGDDHAVMGGLARLNDRPVMVIGQEKGHDTKSRIERNFGMARPEGYRKAIRLMDMADRFGLPVITLVDTPGAYPGKGAEERGQAEAIARSTHKCLTLGVPMVSVVIGEGGSGGAVAFATANRIAMLEHSVYSVISPEGCASILWKDAEKMREAAEALRLTAQDLHKLGVIDRIIPEPLGGAQRNRAVAFKAVGAAVEAMVAELEGKSPKALVKDRRDKFLAMGSKGLAA, encoded by the coding sequence GTGAACTATCTGGAATTCGAAAAACCGCTGGCCGAAATCGAAGGCAAAGCCGCAGAACTGCGTGCCATGGCCCGCGCCAACCCCGAGATGGACGTGGAAAAAGAGGCGCTTGCCCTCGACCAGAAGGCCGAGAAGATGCTGCGCGACCTCTACAAGGGTCTGGCGCCATGGCGCAAATGTCAGGTCGCCCGCCATCCGGACCGGCCACATTGCCGCGACTATATCGCCGCGCTGTTCACCGAATACACACCGCTGGCCGGGGACCGCAACTTTGGCGACGATCACGCCGTCATGGGCGGGCTGGCGCGGCTGAACGACCGGCCCGTGATGGTGATCGGGCAGGAAAAGGGGCATGACACCAAGTCGCGGATCGAACGCAACTTTGGCATGGCCCGCCCCGAAGGCTACCGCAAGGCCATCCGCCTGATGGACATGGCCGACCGTTTCGGTCTGCCGGTCATCACGCTGGTGGACACGCCGGGCGCCTATCCCGGCAAGGGCGCCGAAGAACGCGGGCAGGCCGAAGCCATCGCCCGTTCCACACACAAATGCCTGACGCTGGGCGTGCCGATGGTCTCGGTCGTGATCGGCGAAGGCGGGTCCGGCGGCGCGGTGGCCTTTGCCACGGCCAACCGCATCGCCATGCTGGAACACTCGGTCTATTCGGTGATCTCGCCCGAGGGCTGCGCCTCGATCCTGTGGAAAGACGCCGAGAAAATGCGCGAGGCCGCCGAGGCGCTGCGCCTCACCGCACAGGACCTGCATAAGCTGGGCGTGATCGACCGCATCATCCCCGAACCGCTGGGCGGTGCGCAGCGTAACCGCGCCGTGGCGTTCAAGGCCGTGGGCGCGGCGGTCGAGGCGATGGTGGCCGAGCTGGAGGGCAAATCGCCCAAGGCGCTGGTCAAGGACCGGCGCGACAAGTTCCTCGCCATGGGGTCCAAAGGCCTCGCCGCCTGA
- the radC gene encoding RadC family protein: MPRNPAFHESALPLFAGAPAPENAPGNGSGTTPSPLKSHDKLPSYIRDHRKRLRARFMQGGADAIPDYELLELILFRAIPRQDVKPLAHRLIAAFGDLNRVITAPPARLMQVDGVGETVVLELKLLAAAACRMARSRVLNQPVLSGWDALLDYCHTAMEHLDTEQFRVLFLDRKNVLIADEAQARGTVDHVPVYPREVVRRALELNASALILVHNHPSGDPTPSDADIMMTQQIQSAANALSLTLHDHLIIGKGQEISFRAQGYL; this comes from the coding sequence ATGCCCAGAAACCCCGCCTTTCACGAATCTGCCCTGCCCTTGTTCGCTGGCGCCCCAGCGCCGGAAAATGCGCCCGGAAATGGATCGGGGACTACACCCAGCCCGTTGAAATCGCACGATAAGCTGCCATCTTACATCCGCGATCACCGCAAACGCCTGCGCGCCCGTTTCATGCAGGGCGGCGCGGATGCGATACCCGATTACGAGCTTTTGGAACTGATCTTGTTCCGCGCGATTCCCCGGCAGGATGTAAAGCCGCTGGCGCATCGACTGATCGCCGCTTTCGGCGACCTCAACCGCGTCATCACCGCCCCACCCGCCCGGCTGATGCAGGTCGATGGCGTCGGCGAAACCGTTGTTCTTGAACTGAAATTACTGGCCGCGGCGGCCTGTCGCATGGCCCGGTCCCGCGTGCTGAACCAGCCTGTCCTGTCGGGCTGGGACGCGCTTTTGGACTATTGCCACACGGCCATGGAGCATCTGGATACCGAACAATTCCGCGTGCTGTTCCTCGACCGAAAGAACGTCCTAATCGCGGATGAGGCGCAGGCGCGCGGCACCGTCGATCACGTCCCGGTCTATCCGCGCGAAGTGGTGCGCCGCGCGCTCGAACTCAACGCTTCAGCCTTGATTTTGGTACATAATCACCCCTCGGGCGATCCTACACCGTCGGACGCGGACATCATGATGACGCAGCAGATCCAGTCAGCGGCCAATGCGCTGTCGCTGACCCTGCACGACCATCTGATCATCGGCAAAGGCCAGGAAATCAGCTTTCGCGCGCAGGGCTACCTGTGA
- the secA gene encoding preprotein translocase subunit SecA, producing the protein MLGFGTLTKKVFGTPNDRKVKGTRPIVDQINALEPDFQAMSDEALIAKTQELRDRVAQGAKLDDVLPEAFANCREGARRALGLRAFDVQLIGGIFLHRGNIAEMKTGEGKTLVATFPAYLNALAGKGVHIVTVNDYLARRDADWMSKVYNRLGMTTGVVYPQQPDDEKQAAYAADVTYATNNELGFDYLRDNMKADLSQMYQRPHFFAIVDEVDSILIDEARTPLIISGPSEDRSGLYVEMDKVIPLLSEDHYTLDEKTRQTNLTDDGNEFIEQKLMELGLLPEDQSLYDPESTTLVHHVNQGLRAHKLFLKDQNYIVRDNQVVLIDEFTGRMMAGRRLSDGLHQAIEAKEGVAIQPENVTMASVTFQNYFRLYEKLAGMTGTATTEAEEFMEIYGLGVVEIPTNKPIARMDEHDQVFRTAREKIEGVVEAIREAHAKGQPILVGTTSIEKSEELAAVLTREELPHNVLNARQHEQEAQIVADAGRPGAITIATNMAGRGTDIQLGGNVEMKVLQALAAEPDQEPDALRARIEAEVAEDKKKVLEAGGLFVLATERHESRRIDNQLRGRSGRQGDPGRSAFFLSLEDDLMRIFGSERLEKVLSTLGMKEGEAIVHPWVNKSLEKAQAKVEARNFDIRKTLLKFDDVMNDQRRVIFGQRLEILRAEDVSDIVTDMRHQVIDDLVDTYMPPKTYSDQWEGEALHEALQEKVSLDQPVTDWAEEDGVDQEVIRERLCEASDAAIAEKTEAFGPESMRNVEKQLLLQSIDAKWREHLVTLEHLRSAVNFRGYAQRDPLNEYKTESFTIFESMLNALRGDVVQKLSRIRPLTKAEQDEMLRQISLQQQSRQVAATNDGVAPAPLVDGFDELDPATWGNPGRNDACPCGSGQKFKHCHGRIA; encoded by the coding sequence ATGCTGGGCTTTGGAACACTGACGAAAAAGGTGTTCGGCACGCCGAACGACCGCAAGGTCAAGGGCACCCGTCCAATTGTCGACCAGATCAACGCGTTGGAACCCGACTTCCAGGCGATGAGCGATGAAGCCTTGATCGCCAAGACGCAGGAACTGCGCGATCGCGTGGCGCAGGGCGCCAAGCTCGACGATGTCCTGCCCGAAGCCTTCGCCAACTGCCGCGAGGGGGCGCGCCGCGCACTGGGCCTGCGGGCTTTCGATGTGCAACTGATCGGCGGTATCTTCTTGCATCGCGGCAATATCGCCGAGATGAAGACGGGCGAGGGCAAGACCCTGGTTGCGACTTTTCCCGCCTATCTTAACGCGCTGGCGGGCAAGGGCGTCCATATCGTCACCGTCAACGACTATCTGGCGCGCCGCGATGCCGACTGGATGAGCAAGGTCTACAATCGCCTGGGCATGACCACCGGCGTCGTCTATCCGCAGCAGCCTGATGACGAAAAACAGGCCGCCTATGCCGCCGATGTGACCTATGCCACCAACAATGAACTGGGCTTCGATTACCTGCGTGACAACATGAAGGCTGACCTGTCGCAGATGTATCAGCGGCCGCATTTCTTCGCCATCGTCGATGAGGTGGACAGCATCTTGATCGACGAGGCGCGCACGCCGCTGATCATCTCTGGCCCGTCCGAAGATCGCTCGGGTCTCTATGTCGAGATGGACAAGGTTATCCCCCTGCTGTCCGAAGACCATTACACGCTGGATGAAAAAACCCGCCAGACCAACCTGACCGATGACGGCAACGAATTCATCGAACAAAAGTTGATGGAACTGGGCCTGCTGCCCGAGGATCAGTCGCTTTATGACCCGGAATCCACCACGCTGGTGCACCATGTCAATCAGGGCCTGCGCGCGCATAAACTGTTCCTGAAGGATCAGAACTACATTGTGCGCGACAATCAGGTGGTGCTGATCGACGAATTCACCGGTCGCATGATGGCCGGGCGCCGCCTGTCCGACGGGCTGCATCAGGCCATCGAGGCGAAGGAAGGCGTGGCGATCCAGCCGGAAAACGTCACCATGGCGTCGGTCACTTTCCAGAACTACTTCCGCCTCTATGAAAAACTGGCGGGCATGACGGGTACGGCCACCACCGAGGCTGAAGAATTCATGGAGATCTACGGCCTTGGTGTCGTGGAAATTCCGACCAATAAGCCCATCGCCCGGATGGACGAACACGATCAGGTCTTCCGCACTGCGCGCGAGAAGATCGAGGGTGTCGTCGAAGCCATCCGCGAGGCCCATGCCAAGGGCCAGCCCATTCTGGTGGGTACCACCTCGATCGAAAAGTCCGAGGAACTCGCCGCTGTTCTGACCCGCGAAGAGCTGCCGCATAACGTCCTGAACGCGCGCCAGCATGAGCAAGAGGCGCAGATCGTCGCTGATGCGGGCCGTCCCGGCGCGATCACCATCGCCACCAACATGGCCGGGCGTGGTACGGACATTCAGTTGGGCGGCAACGTCGAAATGAAGGTGCTTCAGGCGCTTGCCGCCGAGCCCGATCAAGAACCCGACGCGCTGCGCGCCCGGATCGAGGCTGAAGTGGCCGAGGACAAGAAGAAGGTGCTGGAGGCGGGCGGGTTGTTCGTTCTGGCCACCGAACGCCACGAATCCCGCCGGATCGACAACCAGTTGCGCGGTCGCTCAGGGCGGCAGGGCGACCCGGGACGCTCGGCGTTCTTCCTGTCGCTCGAAGACGATCTGATGCGGATTTTCGGGTCCGAGCGGTTGGAAAAAGTGCTCTCTACGCTGGGTATGAAGGAAGGCGAGGCAATCGTTCACCCTTGGGTCAACAAATCGCTGGAAAAGGCACAGGCCAAGGTCGAGGCCCGCAATTTTGACATCCGCAAGACGCTGTTGAAATTCGATGACGTGATGAACGACCAACGCCGGGTGATCTTTGGTCAACGGTTGGAAATCCTGCGCGCCGAGGATGTCTCTGACATCGTGACCGACATGCGCCACCAAGTGATCGATGATCTGGTCGATACCTACATGCCGCCGAAAACCTATTCTGATCAATGGGAAGGCGAGGCGCTGCACGAAGCGTTGCAGGAAAAGGTCAGCCTGGACCAGCCCGTGACCGACTGGGCCGAAGAAGACGGCGTGGATCAGGAAGTGATCCGCGAACGGCTGTGCGAGGCGTCGGACGCTGCCATTGCCGAGAAGACCGAGGCGTTTGGCCCCGAAAGTATGCGCAATGTGGAAAAACAGTTGCTGCTGCAAAGCATTGACGCCAAGTGGCGCGAGCATCTCGTCACGCTGGAACACTTGCGTTCGGCGGTGAATTTCCGGGGCTATGCGCAGCGCGATCCGCTGAACGAATACAAAACGGAATCCTTCACCATCTTTGAGTCGATGCTGAACGCGCTGCGCGGCGATGTGGTGCAGAAGCTGTCGCGCATCCGCCCGCTGACCAAGGCCGAACAGGACGAAATGCTGCGCCAGATCAGCCTGCAACAGCAATCCCGGCAGGTTGCGGCGACAAATGACGGGGTGGCGCCTGCGCCGCTGGTCGATGGTTTTGACGAACTCGACCCCGCGACCTGGGGCAATCCGGGGCGCAATGATGCCTGTCCCTGCGGGTCGGGTCAGAAGTTCAAGCATTGCCACGGACGCATCGCCTGA